The genomic region CTGACTGTGGCCCCATCTACAGGTGGCCATGGTGCCCGGCCCTGCCTCATAGCAGGCTGCTATGTCACGGGAGGCGGGCTCATGCCGCGTGGGCACAGGGGCGAGGGCGCGGTCTCGGAAGCCCAAGAAGCCACACTACATCCCGCGGCCCTGGGGCAAACCCTACAACTACAAATGCTTCCAGTGCCCCTTCACCTGCCTGGAGAAGTCGCACCTCTACAACCACATGAAGTACAGCCTCTGCAAGGACTCCCTGTCCCTGCTGCTGGACTCCCCAGACTGGGCGTGCCGCCGCGGCTCCACCACGCCTAGGCCCCGCGCACCCACCCCAGACCGCCCCGGGGAGTCCGACCCCGGCAGGCAACCCCAGGGAGCACGGCCCACAGGTGCTGCCCCCGCGCCTGACCTCGTGGTCGCCGACATCCACTCCCTGCACTGTGGCGGAGGCCCCAAGTCCAGGGCCAAGGGGTCCCCAGGGACACCACCCCCTGTGGCTAGGGCCACCCGGAAGGGTCCCGGCCCCAGTGGGCTCCTGCCTGAGTCGTGGAAGCCGGGGATGGGAGGGGACCCAAGGGGCGTGGGTGCGGGGGACGTGGCCTCAGCAGGCCCTGAGGGCAGCGTCCCCTGCTATCCCCCGCCTGCCCCAGGGGAGTTCCCTGAGGCCCACAGCCTCCACCTGTCTCTGCTGGGCGTCAACTACCCGCTCAGCCCGGGCCTCTTCTCCTACTTGGGGCCCTCACTGGCCGCTGCAGCCCATGTGCCCTTCCTGGCCTCGGCCAGCCCCCTGCTGCCCCCGGCCGCGGCCTTCCCAGCCGTGCAGCCCCCTCAGCGCCCCACCCCGGCCCCCCGCCTGTACTACCCGCTGCTTCTGGAGCACACTCTGGGGCTGCCAGCAGGCAAAGCTGCCCTTGCCAAGGCCCCTGTCTCCCCCAGGAGCCCCTCTGGGACTCCGGCTCCTGGCCTGCTGAAGGTGCCAGTTCCAGGGCTGGGGTCCTGGCCCCGAGTCACCCCCAGGGACCCAGGGCAGGAGGGGGAGCTGGAGCGGGCAGCC from Pan troglodytes isolate AG18354 chromosome 18, NHGRI_mPanTro3-v2.0_pri, whole genome shotgun sequence harbors:
- the PRR35 gene encoding proline-rich protein 35, whose protein sequence is MSREAGSCRVGTGARARSRKPKKPHYIPRPWGKPYNYKCFQCPFTCLEKSHLYNHMKYSLCKDSLSLLLDSPDWACRRGSTTPRPRAPTPDRPGESDPGRQPQGARPTGAAPAPDLVVADIHSLHCGGGPKSRAKGSPGTPPPVARATRKGPGPSGLLPESWKPGMGGDPRGVGAGDVASAGPEGSVPCYPPPAPGEFPEAHSLHLSLLGVNYPLSPGLFSYLGPSLAAAAHVPFLASASPLLPPAAAFPAVQPPQRPTPAPRLYYPLLLEHTLGLPAGKAALAKAPVSPRSPSGTPAPGLLKVPVPGLGSWPRVTPRDPGQEGELERAAQSDPRRRLSLGSRLELPKASPSLTRFCPRSSLPTSSSVMLWPEDREPGGPETPGPEGPLPPQPRGPVPGSPEHVGKDLTRALGDYARVEQRLGQLGPAGGLAPRPLREQLGKIRLELLTIHQALERAVRPPDAPLDLSVKRAPAKGPQALGEAWGRPELGPVLTGGTPEPPGMLGPAAPQPFSGHTTKCEADSSVPPPGLPLPAPDDPVIPGSGWGTCVATTGSSQTPEAVCGLQSPQGAEV